The following is a genomic window from Pseudomonas lurida.
TACCAGGCTACGCCGCAGGAAGTCGACGCCGCCGCCAGGGCGGCCGCGCAGGCCTATCCCGCCTACCGCGCCTTGAGTGCGTCGCGCCGCGCGCAGTTCCTGGACGCGGTGGCCGATGAACTGGACGCGCTGGGGGAAGATTTTGTCGAGCTGGTGTGCCGCGAAACCGCGCTGCCGGCTGCGCGCATCAAGGGCGAGCGTGGGCGCACCAGCGGCCAGATGCGCCTGTTCGCCACGGTGCTGCGTCGCGGTGATTTCTACGGCGCGCGCATCGATAAGGCGTTGCCTGACCGCCAGCCGCTGCCACGCCCGGATCTACGTCAATACCGCATCGGCCTGGGGCCGGTCGCGGTGTTTGGCGCGAGCAATTTCCCCCTGGCGTTTTCCACCGCGGGCGGTGACACCGCCGCCGCACTGGCAGCCGGCTGCCCGGTGGTGTTCAAGGCTCACAGCGGGCATATGGCGACGGCAGAACGCGTCGCCGATGCGATCATCCGGGCGGCCGAGGCCACCGAGATGCCGGCGGGTGTGTTCAATATGATTTTCGGCGGTGGCGTGGGTGAAGCACTGGTCAAGCACCCGGCCATCCAGGCCGTCGGCTTTACCGGTTCGCTCAAGGGCGGCCGTGCATTGTGCGACATGGCGGCGGCACGCCCGCAACCGATCCCGGTGTTCGCCGAGATGTCGAGCATCAACCCGGTGATCGTGCTGCCCCAGGCATTAACCGCACGGGCCGACACGGTGGCGCGCGACCTGACCGCCTCGGTGGTGCAGGGCTGCGGCCAGTTCTGCACCAACCCCGGGCTGGTCATCGGTATTGCTTCGCCTGCATTCACTGCGTTCACCCAACAGGTCGCGCAACTGATCGGCGACCAACCACCACAGACCATGCTTAACGCGGGCACCCTGGGCAGCTATGGCAAGGGCCTGGAAAAGCTCCTGGCGCACCCTGGCATCCAGCACCTGGCGGGGAGCAAACAGGCTGGCAATCAAGCGCAACCGCAGGTGTTCAAGGCCGATGTGCGCCTGTTGATCGAGGGCGATGAGGTGCTGCAGGAAGAAGTGTTCGGCCCCACCACGGTGTTTGTGGAAGCGGCCGACCAGGCACAGCTCAGCGCTGCCCTGCAAGGCCTGCACGGCCAACTCACGGCAACCCTCATTGGCGAACCGGCCGACCTGCAACAGTTCGCCGAACTCACGCCACTGCTGGAGCAGAAAGTGGGGCGCATCCTGCTCAACGGCTACCCGACCGGCGTGGAGGTCTGCGATTCGATGGTGCACGGCGGTCCCTACCCGGCGACCTCCGATGCCCGTGGCACCTCGGTCGGCACCTTGGCCATCGACCGTTTCCTGCGCCCGGTGTGCTTCCAGAATTACCCTGATAGCCTGCTACCCGACGCGTTGAAAAACGCCAACCCGTTGCGTATCCAGCGGCTGGTGGATGGCACGCCATCTCGCGACCCGCTGTAACGCGCACCTGAGAAGAATAAAAATCCAGGAGGCATCATGTCGTGTATCGCCGTTACCCCGCACCGTGCACAGTTGGGCGAAGGTCCGTTCTGGGATGCGCCCACCCAGGCACTGTATTGGGTGAATATCGCCGGCAAGCAGGCGCTGCGCCTGATGGGCGGGCAGTTGCAGGTGTGGCAGTTGCCGGAGCATGTCTCGGCGTTCATCCCGTGTGAACGCGGCGATGCCTTGGTGACCTTGAGCAGTGGCGTGTATCGCCTCGACCTGGTCACCGAGGCCCTGACCCTGCTGTGCGTGGCCGACCCACAAGCAGGCAACCGTGGCAACGAAGCACGCTGCGATGCCCAGGGCCGCCTGTGGCTGGGCACGATGCAGAACAACATTGGCGAGCAGGGTGAAGACCTGCCCATTACCCGACGTTCCGGCGGCCTGTTTCGCATCGATGCCGATGCGCAGGTCACGCCGTTGCTCAGCGGCCTGGGCATTCCCAACACCTTGCTGTGGAGTGATGACGGCCGCCAGGTGCATTTCGGCGACAGCCTGGACGGTACGCTGTACCGGCATGCTATCCAGCCAGGCGGCCAGCTCGACCCCGCGCAAACGTGGTTCGGCCCACACGAGCGTGGCGGGCCGGACGGCTCCGCCATGGACGTTGAAGGCTATATCTGGAACGCCCGCTGGGACGGCAGTTGCCTGTTGCGCCTGACACCCGAGGGCGAGGTGGACCGTATCGTCGAACTGCCCGTCAGCCGCCCCACTAGTTGCGTGTTTGGTGGCCCGAACCTCACCACCCTGTACATCACCAGTGCTGCCAGCCCCTTGGATCACCCCTTGGATGGCGCGGTACTGGCGATGGAAGTCGATGTCGCGGGAAAACCCTGTCATCGCTTCGCCGGCTAAACCCAAGACTTGAAAACAACAACAAGGAGTCACCCGTATGAATCGTCGTCGTCGTTTGCGTTCCCTGTGCTGTGCCGCCGTGGCGGTCTCGGCCATGAGCTTGAGTGGCCTGCTACTGGCCGCTGAGGAAGTGAAGATCGGTTTCCTGGTCAAGCAGGCTGAAGAGCCGTGGTTCCAGACCGAATGGGCATTTGCCGAAAAAGCCGGCAAGGAACATGGCTTTACTGTGATCAAGATCGCCGTGCCCGACGGTGAAAAAACCCTGTCGGCCATCGACAGCCTGGCCGCCAACGGCGCCAAGGGGTTTGTGATCTGCCCGCCGGATGTGTCACTCGGCCCGGCCATCGTCGCCAAGGCCAAGGCCAATGGCCTGAAAGTCATTGCCGTGGATGACCGTTTCGTCGATGCCAAGGGGGCCTTCATGGAAGACGTGCCGTACCTGGGCATGGCCGCCTTTGAAGTCGGCCAGAAGCAGGGCGCCGCGATGGCCGCCGAAGCGAAAAAACGCGGGTGGGACTGGAAGGACACCTACGCGGTGATCAACACGTTCAACGAACTCGATACCGGTAAGAAGCGCACCGACGGCTCCGTCAAATCCCTGGAAGAAGCCGGCATTCCCAAGGACCACATCCTGTTCACCGCCGCCAAGACCCTCGACGTACCCGGCAGCATGGACGCCACCAACTCCGCCCTGGTCAAGCTGCCCAGCGGCGCAAAAAACCTGATCATCGGCGGCATGAACGACAACACCGTGCTCGGCGGCGTACGCGCTACCGAAAGCGCCGGCTTCAAGGCCGCCAATGTGATCGGCATCGGCATCAATGGCACTGACGCCATCGGCGAACTTAAAAAGCCTAGCAGCGGCTTCTTCGGCTCGATGCTGCCTAGCCCGCATATCGAGGGCTACAACACCGCGTTGATGATGTTCGAGTGGGTCACCAAGGGCACCGAGCCTGCGAAGTACACGGCCATGGACGAAGTCACCCTGATCACCCGTGAGAACTTCCAGGCAGAACTGACCAAGATCGGGTTGTGGCAATGACCGCTGCCGTCCTTCGGTTTGACGGCATCGGCAAAACCTTTCCCGGGGTCAAGGCGCTGGATGGCATCAGCTTCAGCGCCCACCCAGGGCAAGTGCACGCCTTGATGGGCGAGAACGGCGCGGGCAAGTCGACGCTGTTGAAGATCCTCGGCGGCGCCTACATCCCCAGTACCGGCACGCTGCGGATCGGCGAGCAGACCATGGCCTTCAAGAACGCCGCCGACAGCATTGCCAGCGGCGTGGCGGTGATCCATCAGGAACTGCACCTGGTGCCGGAAATGACGGTGGCCGAGAACCTGTTCCTCGGGCACTTGCCGTCGCGTCTTGGCGTGGTCAACCGAAGCCTGCTGCGCCAGCAGGCACTGGCCTGCCTGAAGGGCCTGGCGGATGAAATCGATCCGGCAGAAAAACTCGGTCGCCTGTCGCTCGGCCAGCGCCAGCTGGTGGAAATCGCCAAGGCGTTGTCCCGTGGCGCCCAGGTAATCGCCTTTGACGAGCCCACCAGTAGCCTGTCTGCACGGGAGATCGACCGCTTGATGGCGATCATCACCCGCCTGCGCGACGAGGGCAAAGTGGTGCTCTACGTGTCCCACCGCATGGAGGAGGTGTTCCGCATCTGCAACGCCGTGACGGTGTTCAAGGACGGCCGCTACGTGCGTACGTTCGAGGACATGAGTGCGCTGACCCACGACCAGTTGGTGACGTGCATGGTGGGCCGCGATATCCAGGATATCTACGACTACCGCCCGCGTGAGCAGGGCGAAGTGGCGCTGAAGGTCACTGGCCTGCTGGGGCCCGGCCTGCGTGAGCCGATCAGTTTCTCGGTGCGCAAGGGCGAGATTCTGGGCCTGTTCGGACTGGTGGGCGCCGGGCGAACGGAGCTGTTTCGCCTGCTCAGTGGCCTGGAGCGCGCCAGCGCCGGGCAACTGGAACTCTGCGGCAAGCCCCTGCACTTGCAGTCACCTCGCGATGCCATCGCCGCTGGCGTGTTGTTGTGCCCGGAGGACCGCAAGAAAGAGGGCATCATTCCACTGTCCAGCGTCGCCGAGAACATCAATATCAGTGCACGTGGGGCCCATTCCACGTTCGGCTGGCTGCTGCGCGATGGCTGGGAAAAGGGCAACGCCGACCAGCAGATCAAGGCCATGAAGGTCAAGACGCCCAACGCGACGCAGAAGATCATGTACCTGTCGGGCGGCAATCAACAGAAGGCCATTCTCGGTCGTTGGCTGTCGATGCCGATGAAGGTGTTGCTGTTGGACGAACCGACCCGTGGCATCGATATCGGCGCCAAGGCCGAGATCTACCAGATCATTCATAACCTCGCGGCCCAGGGCATTGCCGTGATTGTGGTGTCCAGCGACCTGATGGAAGTGATGGGCATCTCCGACCGCATCCTGGTGCTGTGCGAAGGCGCAATGCGGGGTGAGCAAACTCGCGAACACGCCACTGAATCCAACCTGCTGCAACTGGCCCTGCCGCGCAGCCTGGCGAACTGAGAGACGATTATGACCACTCAACACAATGTGCTGCCCACCGCGCGCAAGCCCCTGGACCTGCGCGCACTGCTGGACAATTGGGCCATGCTATTGGCGGCCGTGAGTATCTTTTTGCTGTGCGCGTTGCTCATCGACAACTTCCTCTCACCGTTGAACATGCGCGGGCTGGGCCTGGCGATTTCCACCGTGGGCATCGCCGCCTGCACCATGCTGTTCTGCCTGGCGTCGGGGCATTTCGACCTGTCGGTGGGCTCGGTGATTGCCTGCGCCGGGGTGGTCGCGGCGATTGTGATGCGCGACACCGACAGCGTCATGCTGGGCATTGGCGCTGCGTTGCTGATGGGCCTGATGGTAGGGCTGATCAACGGCATCGTGATCGCCAAGCTACGGGTCAATGCGCTGATCACCACCTTGGCGACCATGCAGATCGTGCGTGGCCTGGCGTACATTTTTGCCAACGGCAAGGCCGTGGGCGTGTCCCAGGATCAGTTCTTTATCTTCGGCAACGGCCAACTGCTGGGCGTGCCGGTGCCGATCCTGATTACCGTCCTGTGCTTCCTGTTCTTCGGCTGGCTGCTCAACTACACCACGTATGGGCGCAACACCATGGCCATCGGCGGCAACCCGGAAGCGGCGTTGCTGGCAGGGGTGAATGTAGACCGCACCAAGATCCTGATCTTCGCCGTGCATGGGGTGATCGGCGCGTTGGCCGGGGTGATCCTGGCTTCGCGCATGACGTCCGGCCAGCCCATGATCGGCCAGGGCTTCGAGCTGACGGTGATCTCGGCGTGTGTGCTGGGCGGGGTGTCGTTGAGCGGCGGGGTAGGCATGATCCGCCACGTGATTGCCGGTGTACTGATCCTGGCGATCATCGAGAATGCGATGAACCTGAAGAACATCGACACGTTCTACCAGTACGTGATCCGGGGCTCGATCCTGCTGCTGGCCGTCGTCATCGACCGCATGAAACAACGCTGAACCGCTTGTCATGTGAGGCTCAAAATGGGGGAGGGGGCAAGCCCCCTCCCACAGTAAAGCGGTTTTAATCGGCGGTGAATTTGAAGACGGTGTTCTGGGTGTAAGTCTGCCCTGGGTTCAGGCGGGTCGAGGCAAACTTGGGTTGGTTGGGCGCATCCGGAAAATGCTGGGTCTCGAGTGTGAACCCACTCCAATGCTGATACGTCTTGCCAGCCTTGCCCTTCACCGAACCATCGAGGAAGTTACTGGTATAAAACTGTACCCCAGGCTCCGTGGTAAACAGCTGCAACCGCCGCCCGGACGCAGGGTCGTGCACCTCGGCCGCCAACTGCTTCACATCGCCTTTGGTATCCAGCGCCCAGTTGAAGTCGAACCCACCCTGTTTCGGTTCGGCGAATTTGAGCTGCGGGTGATCTTCCTTGATGTGCTGGCCGATCGGTGTGGGTTTCAGGAAGTCCATCGGCGTGCCCTTGACGGGCGCCAGTTCGCCGGTGGGAATCAGCGTCGCATTCACCGGTGTGTAATGGCTGGCATGCAAGGTCGCCACCTGCTTGAGGATGTCGCCATTCCCCGCGCCGGCCAGGTTGAAATAGCTGTGGTTAGTGAGGTTGAGCACCGTCGGTTTATCGGTGGTGGCGGTGTAGTCGATGTGCAATTCGTTGCGGTCATTGAGGCGGTAGGTGACTTCGGTCTTCAGGTTGCCCGGAAAGCCCATCTCGCCGTCCTTGGACAGGTAGCTCAGCTTCACGCCGACCGAGTCCTTGTCCTTGATCGACTCGGCCTTCCACACGTGTTTGTCGAAGCCTTGTGCGCCGCCATGCAGCGAATTGGGCCCGTCGTTGAGTGGCACCTGGTAGCGTTTGCCGTCGAGCTCGAAGGCACCGCCGGCCAGGCGATTGCCGAAGCGTCCGATGGTGGCGCCGAAAAACGCGGTGCCGCTTTGATAGCCTTGCACGTCATCGAAGCCCAGCACGACGTCTTCGACCTTGCCGTGTTTGTCCGGCACCGCCAGCGACTGCAACACACCGCCGTAGGTGATCACGGTGGCTTGCATGCCGTGGCTGTTACGCAAGATGTACTGTTCGACGGCGGTGCCGTCGTTGGTTTTGCCGAAAGGTTTGTGCTCGCTGCTGAGGCCTGCAGCCTGGGCGCCGCCACTGGCGATCAGCATGGACATCGCCAAGCCCGAGAGCAGGTATCGAGGGTGCTTCATGATCGAACTTCCTTTTGTTGTTTTGAGTGGAATAGTTCTACTAATGTGCGATATTTTGTCGATTGGACAGCGAATTTATAGCCTTTAACGCCATTTTTGCAAAATAAAATAAGACTAATTAAGTGAGGCACCTCTTATATGAACACTCGGCACGCGGTTTACCCCGACCTTGAAGGCAAGGCTGTCCTGATCTCGGGAGGCGCCTCGGGTATTGGCGAATTCATGGTGCGCGCCTTCGCCGCGCAGGGCGCCAAGGTCGGCTTTGTCGACCGCGCACAAAGCCAGGGCGAGCGCCTGGCGGCGCTGTTGAGTTCGCGGGGGCATACGGTGGAGTTCGTGAATTGCGACATCACGGATGAGATCGCCTACAAAGCCGCCATTGGACGTTTCGAACACTCCCTGGGGCCCATCACTGTGCTGGTGAACAACGCCGCCAATGATGTGCGCCACACCCTGGAAGAAGTCGACTCGGAGATGTTCGACCGGCTCATCTCCGTCAACCTGAAACACGCGTTCTTCGCCGCCAAGGCCGTGGTGCCAATGATGAAAAGTGCGGGCGGTGGGGCGATCATCAACCTCGGGTCGGTCGGCTGGATGATGGCCTCCGCCGGCTACCCGGTGTACGCCGCCAGCAAGGCCGCCGCCCACGGCATGACCCGCGCGCTCGCCCGGGAACTGGGGCCGAGCCGCATCCGTGTGAATACGCTGGTGCCGGGTTGGGTGATGACAGAAAAACAACTGGCGATGTGGGTCGACGATGCCGCGAAGGAATTGATCAGCCGCAGCCAGTGCCTGCCAGGCAGCGTGCTGCCGGAGCACATTGCCAATATGGCGTTGTTCCTGGCCTCTGATGCATCGGCGATGTGTTCGGCGCAGAACTTTATCGTGGATGGTGGGTGGGTCTGAGCCGGCCCCGTTGCGCCAGGCAACACTGACTCACGGTGGCAGAGAGCTTATGTGGGAGCGGGCTTGCCCGCTCCCACATAAGCCCGCTCTGGGTGGTTTATTCGATGGGGTAACGCTTGAACGCCGGGTGCTGTTCCAGCCGCTCTGCGTGGCGCTTGAGGTTGGGAAAGGCATCCGCCTTGACCACCGAGCCTACGGTGAACTGGCTGAACGACCAGGCCACCGCCGCAGTAATCGACGCCTGGGTCAGTGCTCCACTGTCAGCCAGTTGCTGGTCCAGCAGTGAATAGGCGGCCAGTAATTGGCCGCTGATGCGGTCGAGCCAGGGCGCATGCAGTTTCTCGGCGGGGCGCAGGTTGTGTTCGTAGACGATCTGTACGCTTTTCTCGCAGGCCGCCAGCGCCAGGCCAAGTACCTGCAGGTCCTGGGCGCGCGCGGCGGGCTGTTGCGCGAGCAGCTTCTTGTTATCCGGGGCGAGGGCTTCCAGGTAGTCGAGGATCAGGCTGGAGTCCATCAGCACCGTGCCATCGTCCAGCACCAGGGTCGGGGCCTTGACCACCGGGTTGATCTGGGCGAACTCGCTGAAGGCGCGGAACACCGACAGCGGTTCATGCACAAAGTCCACCCCGTACACGTCCAGGGAAATAGCCACGCGGCGTACGTAGGGCGAGTCCAGCATGCCGATCAGTTTCATGAAGCCTCCATTGCGCTCGAAGGGATGGCTCAAGAGAGTAAGGGCGCAGGATCGGCCTGCGCAATGGCCTCCCGAAGTTGTCGGTAGGCGACCACCAGTTGCTCCAGGCTGAACGCCAGGTTGCGTCCACTGGGGTTCGGTAGCACCCACACCGACGCGCCGCCCAGCCGCTGCGGCTGCAACCCCCACTCAATCTCGCGCTTACCGGACAGCGCGCTGTAGCCAGCCTTGCCGAGAAAGGCCACGAAACGGGGGGCATGGCGTTGGATTTTGTGTTCAAACGCTGCTGCCGCATCGGTGAACTCATGCCGTGCCAGCTCGCCAGCGCTTGCGGTGGGGCGCTCAACAACCGTCGTCAGGCCACAGTGACAGTGCAGCAACGTACGGCCGTCCTCAGGGCGGATTTCATCGGGTGTAAAGCCCGCCAGGTGCACGGTGCGCCAGAAGCGATTGCTGCGATTGGCAAAGTGCAGGCCCAGGGCGGCGGAGCCCTTGCCGGGGTTGATGCCGCAGAACACCACGTCCAGGTGGTCGGCCAGGATGTCGTCGAGGCGGTCGTTCATGTTGGATCTGCCTGCAAGTGGGTGAGCAGCCACGCCGTGAAACGGCGCGCCAGCGGGTCATGCTCGCTGTCGCGGTGGGTCAACAGTGCCCAACTCGGCCCGCGGATGGTCGCCTCTACCAAGGGCACGAGCAAGCCGTCTTCTTGCGCTTGGCGGCTCAACAACTGGCTGACCAGGCCAATCCCCAGCCCGCTGCACACCGCGTCGAGCAACAGGCCAGGGTCGGAAAAATTCAAGCCCTGGTCCTGCTGCCCCATATCGATGCCGGCTTCCACTGCCCAATGACTCCAGTCCATTTCCCGTTCCCCGTGCAGGGTGGTGCGTTGCGCCAAGGGCTGCTTCAACACCCGTGGATGACAGGCGGGAAACAGCCGGTCAGCGTGCAGCACCTTGAAGCTGCATTCGGCCTGGGAGCTGATGTCATCGCGCACCGCCAGGTCGATGGTCTGGCTGGTCATGTCGGGTACTTCGTCGGTGCTGAAGATCCACAGATCGACCTCCGGGTGCTGCAGGCGGAAATCCGCAAGCCGAGGCAGCAGCCAGTGGCGTGCGAAGGTCGGCGTCGTATTGAGCACCAGTTGATTGGGCTTGCGATATTGCCCCAGGCGCCGCACGCCCACCGCCAGTTGCTGCAACAGCGCCTGGGTGGTGCTGAGGAAGTCATGGCCGGCGTCGGTCAGGCTCACGCTGCGCCCGCTGCGGAAAAACAACGGCTGCTCGAGGTAGGACTCCAGGCTGCGGATCTGCTGGCTGATCGCCGATTGGGTCAGGTGCAGTTCTTCGGCAGCCTTGTGGAAACTGCCCAGCCGGGCGGCGGCTTCGAAGCCGCGCAGGGTGCCGAGTGGCGGCCAGTGCTTGAGCATGCTGATAAGTTCCTCTAATCAGATTTCTACAAAATCCATCGTTTGTCTGGTCCTTTGAGCGCCAATAGCATGTAAGCCAAGACGCCGTGGGCAGTTTTCGCTGAACACAATGGCTTAACTGAAGGGTGTTTGTCATGCAGCAGAGTGCAATGCAAAACAACGGTTGGTGGATGCCTGCGGAGTGGGCCCGACATGCGGCGACGTGGATGGCCTGGCCGCACAACCAGGCGTTATGGGAAACCACCTGGGGCGTGACCTTGGCGCAGGTGCAGCAGGATTTTGCGCGGGTGGCCAATGCGATTGCACGCTTTGAACCGGTGAAGATGATTGTGGATCCGTCGGCGGTGGTCGGCGCCAAGGCGCTGTGCGGGTCAGGCATCGAACTGATCGAGCACGCCGTCAACGACAGCTGGTGCCGCGACTCCGGCCCGACGTTCGTCTGCCATCCGCAACTGGGCACGGCCGGGGTGAGCTGGCGCTTCAACGCCTGGGGCGGCAAGTCGGCCCATGACCTCGATGAAAGCCTGGCTCGTCGCGTGCTCAACCACTTGGGGCTGGCGTGCTTCGGCACGCCCCTGAGCAATGAGGGCGGCGCGATCCATGTGGACGGCGAGGGCACGCTGATCACCACCGAATCGGTGCTGCTCAACCCCAACCGCAACCCCGGTGTGAGCAAGGCCGAGATGGAAGACATCTTCGCGCGCCTGCTGGGCATCAAGAAGACGATCTGGCTACCCGGCGACCCGGACTATGTGACCGGCGACATGACCGACGGCCATGTCGATGGCGTCTGCGCGTTCGCCCGTCCCGGGGTGCTGCTGGTCGATGCGACTCACGATCAACACTCGGTCTACGCCGAAGTCGTGCGCGAAAACCGCCGCGCCCTCGCACTGGCTACCGACGCCCAGGGCCGCCGCTTCGAGATGGTCGACTTGTATGAGGCCACCGATGCGGTGGACACCGAGGCCGAAGTGTTCTGCGCCTCCTACACCAACTTCTACATCGCCAATGGCGCAATCATCATGCCCGCCTATGGCATTGCCACCGATCAGGTGGCAGCCGAGGTCTTGGCCCAGGCTTTCCCCGGTCGCGAGATCGTGCCGGTGCAGATCAATCACCTGGCGCACGGCGGCGGCGGGGTGCATTGCATCACCCAGCAACAGCCTGCGTGGGTGAAGCCATGAGCCTCCTGACGGTTGCCGCCACACAGATGCCTTGCACCTGGGACCTGCCCGCCAACCTCGACCGTGCCGAGCAACTTGTGCGCGACGCGGCCGCGCAGGGCGCCCAGGTGATCCTGTTGCAGGAGCTGTTCGCCACACCGTATTTCTGCATCGAGCAACACCACAAGCACTTGGCGCTGGCCGAGGAATACCGGCACAGCCAGGTACTCAAGCGCTTCGCCGCCCTGGCCAGGGAGCTGGGCGTGGTACTGCCGCTCAGTTGGTTCGAAAAGGCCGGCAATGCCTTCTTCAATTCCCTCAGCGTGGCGGATGCCGATGGGCGCTTGCTCGGCGTCTATCGCAAGACGCACATCCCGAACGCCATCGGCTATCAGGAGAAAGAATATTTCAGCCCCGGCGATACCGGTTTTCGCGTATGGGACAGCGCATTCGGACGCCTCGGCGTGGGCATCTGCTGGGACCAGTGGTTTCCGGAAACCGCGCGCTGCCTGGCGTTGCAAGGCGCCGACGTACTGCTGTTTCCCACCGCCATCGGCTCGGAGCCCGGCTGCAACACCCTGGATTCCCGGGACCACTGGCAAATGACCATGCGCGGCCATGCGGCGGCGAATCTGCTGCCGGTGGTTGCCGCCAACCGCGTTGGCCACGAGGTGGCGACGACCGACCCGAGCCTGCACATGGGTTTCTATGGGTCGTCGTTCATCTGCAACCACAAGGGCAAGCTACTGGCCGAAGCGGATCGCGACGCCACCGGCGTGCTGGTGCACAGCCTGGACCTGTCTGCCATGCGTGAGGAGCGCCTGACCTGGGGCATCTTCCGTGATCGACGCCCGCAGATGTACGGCGCACTGCTGACGCTCGATGGTCGCCAGCCGAGGATGCCAGCATGAGGATCGTCCCCACGCTGCTCAGCTGCGCGCTGCTGAGCACTGCCGTCTGCGCGTCGGCCGATGACAAGACACTGAAGGTCTATAACTGGGCCGACTATTTCGCCGCCGACACCTTGTCCAGGTTCACCGCCGAGACCGGTATCCAGGTGATCTACGATGTGATGGACGGCAGTGAAACCCTGGAAGCCAAGATGATGGCTGGCGGCAGTGGTTACGACCTGATCTTCCCCGGCGACACCGTGGCCGAGCGCCTGATGCGCGCCGGCAGCCTGCAGGCCCTGGACCCCGCTAAGCTCAGCGCAATGGGCGATATCGAGCCGGGCCTGCAGAAGCTGCGCACCCACTATGTCAATTCGAACAACGCCACAGTGCCCTACACCTGGGGGACCATCGGCCTGACTTACAACACGCAACAGATCCAGCAGCGCCTGCCGAATGCGCCGGTCAACAGCCTCGACCTGCTGTTCAAACCGGAAAACGCGGCCAGGTTCGCCGATTGCGGCATCTCGCTGATCGACTCGCCGGACGAAGTGCTTGCGGTGGTGCTCAACTACCTGGGCCGTGACCCGCGCAGCGCCAAGCGCGAAGACCTGGCGGCGGCCAGCGAGCTGTTGCTCAAGCTGCGCCCGTTTATTCGCAAGTTCCAGTCGCAACCGGTGACCGATCTGGTCAATGGCAACCTGTGCCTGTCCCTCGGCTACAGCGGTGACATGACCCAGGCCCAGCGCGCCGCCGATGCGGCCGGCAAAGCGGTGACCTTCGGTTATCACATCCCCCGCGAAGGCACCACGGTGTGGATGGACACCATGGCCATCCCGATCGACGCCCAACACCCGGAATACGCCTACGCCTTCATCAACTTCGTGATGCGCCCGGAGAACATGGCGGCCAT
Proteins encoded in this region:
- a CDS encoding SDR family NAD(P)-dependent oxidoreductase, yielding MNTRHAVYPDLEGKAVLISGGASGIGEFMVRAFAAQGAKVGFVDRAQSQGERLAALLSSRGHTVEFVNCDITDEIAYKAAIGRFEHSLGPITVLVNNAANDVRHTLEEVDSEMFDRLISVNLKHAFFAAKAVVPMMKSAGGGAIINLGSVGWMMASAGYPVYAASKAAAHGMTRALARELGPSRIRVNTLVPGWVMTEKQLAMWVDDAAKELISRSQCLPGSVLPEHIANMALFLASDASAMCSAQNFIVDGGWV
- a CDS encoding glutathione S-transferase family protein yields the protein MKLIGMLDSPYVRRVAISLDVYGVDFVHEPLSVFRAFSEFAQINPVVKAPTLVLDDGTVLMDSSLILDYLEALAPDNKKLLAQQPAARAQDLQVLGLALAACEKSVQIVYEHNLRPAEKLHAPWLDRISGQLLAAYSLLDQQLADSGALTQASITAAVAWSFSQFTVGSVVKADAFPNLKRHAERLEQHPAFKRYPIE
- the mug gene encoding G/U mismatch-specific DNA glycosylase gives rise to the protein MNDRLDDILADHLDVVFCGINPGKGSAALGLHFANRSNRFWRTVHLAGFTPDEIRPEDGRTLLHCHCGLTTVVERPTASAGELARHEFTDAAAAFEHKIQRHAPRFVAFLGKAGYSALSGKREIEWGLQPQRLGGASVWVLPNPSGRNLAFSLEQLVVAYRQLREAIAQADPAPLLS
- a CDS encoding LysR substrate-binding domain-containing protein encodes the protein MLKHWPPLGTLRGFEAAARLGSFHKAAEELHLTQSAISQQIRSLESYLEQPLFFRSGRSVSLTDAGHDFLSTTQALLQQLAVGVRRLGQYRKPNQLVLNTTPTFARHWLLPRLADFRLQHPEVDLWIFSTDEVPDMTSQTIDLAVRDDISSQAECSFKVLHADRLFPACHPRVLKQPLAQRTTLHGEREMDWSHWAVEAGIDMGQQDQGLNFSDPGLLLDAVCSGLGIGLVSQLLSRQAQEDGLLVPLVEATIRGPSWALLTHRDSEHDPLARRFTAWLLTHLQADPT
- a CDS encoding agmatine deiminase family protein — translated: MQQSAMQNNGWWMPAEWARHAATWMAWPHNQALWETTWGVTLAQVQQDFARVANAIARFEPVKMIVDPSAVVGAKALCGSGIELIEHAVNDSWCRDSGPTFVCHPQLGTAGVSWRFNAWGGKSAHDLDESLARRVLNHLGLACFGTPLSNEGGAIHVDGEGTLITTESVLLNPNRNPGVSKAEMEDIFARLLGIKKTIWLPGDPDYVTGDMTDGHVDGVCAFARPGVLLVDATHDQHSVYAEVVRENRRALALATDAQGRRFEMVDLYEATDAVDTEAEVFCASYTNFYIANGAIIMPAYGIATDQVAAEVLAQAFPGREIVPVQINHLAHGGGGVHCITQQQPAWVKP
- the aguB gene encoding N-carbamoylputrescine amidase — translated: MSLLTVAATQMPCTWDLPANLDRAEQLVRDAAAQGAQVILLQELFATPYFCIEQHHKHLALAEEYRHSQVLKRFAALARELGVVLPLSWFEKAGNAFFNSLSVADADGRLLGVYRKTHIPNAIGYQEKEYFSPGDTGFRVWDSAFGRLGVGICWDQWFPETARCLALQGADVLLFPTAIGSEPGCNTLDSRDHWQMTMRGHAAANLLPVVAANRVGHEVATTDPSLHMGFYGSSFICNHKGKLLAEADRDATGVLVHSLDLSAMREERLTWGIFRDRRPQMYGALLTLDGRQPRMPA
- a CDS encoding extracellular solute-binding protein, with amino-acid sequence MRIVPTLLSCALLSTAVCASADDKTLKVYNWADYFAADTLSRFTAETGIQVIYDVMDGSETLEAKMMAGGSGYDLIFPGDTVAERLMRAGSLQALDPAKLSAMGDIEPGLQKLRTHYVNSNNATVPYTWGTIGLTYNTQQIQQRLPNAPVNSLDLLFKPENAARFADCGISLIDSPDEVLAVVLNYLGRDPRSAKREDLAAASELLLKLRPFIRKFQSQPVTDLVNGNLCLSLGYSGDMTQAQRAADAAGKAVTFGYHIPREGTTVWMDTMAIPIDAQHPEYAYAFINFVMRPENMAAITNLTGYPTANAKARPDVEASMRDNPDIYPEAATFERLIVGRDIPQADMRARMRVWTKFKTATVK